Within the Caldisericia bacterium genome, the region CTTTGGAGAGAGATTGTGCTTAATTGCTGCATTTTCAGCAGGAAGCCCGAAGGCATCCCATCCCATTGGATGGAGGACATTGTAACCTCTCATTCTCTTGTATCTTGCCACAACATCTCCAAGAGTATAGTTCCTAACATGACCCATGTGTAGAGGACCAGATGGATATGGAAACATTTCTAAGACATAGTACTTTGGTTTTGATTTATCGTATCTACCATAGAGATTTTCCTCTTTCCATCTCTTTCTCCACTTCTCTTCCACCTTTTTAAAATCGTAAATCTCCTCCATCACATCCTCCGGGAAAAAAATACTGGTGGAGCAGACGGGATTCGAACCCGCGACCTTCTCCATGCCATAGAGACGCTCTCCCTCTGAGCTACTGCCCCACTTGACTTAATTATATTTTTTCTTTAAATTACTGTCAAGTTGTTATATAATTTTAGAAAGTGAAGGGAGGTGAGACAAAAGATAGATTTTAAATTTTAAAAAAGGAGGATGATATGAGTTTAAAGAAACTCTTTTTAATTATTATTTTACTGAGTTTAACCCTTGTTCCAGTAAAATTTACAAAGACTGTTGCTGAGGAACCAAAATTAACACAGGTTGGTGTAATTGGTGTTATGCCTGAAGATTACATCGGAAGCTTCAGTCTCGAGTGGGCAAACACAGTGGAAGGTGATTTTCATTCTGAATACTCCTTCCCAATGCAGGGAATGAAATTTAAGAATGGGAAACTCTATGTATCTGACACCGCCTATGGAAGAATACACATTCTTGATAAAGAATTAAACAACCTTAAAACTATTGGTGAGCTCGGATACGGAAATGGAAAACTCCAGTATCCAGCAGATATTGATGTTGATGAAAATGGAAACATATATGTGGCAGACTTCTTTAATAACTACTTTGTAAAGTTTTCACCTGAAGGTGAGCCTCTGCTTGTTGTGGGAAGTGAAGGGTTTGAAAATGGTCAGTTCATGGGACCATCTGGAATTGCCGTAGCAAAGGATGGAACCATTTATGTATCAGATCAGTTGAACAAGAGAATTCAGGTTTTTGATAAAGATGGAAATTTTGTAAAACTGATAACAAACGATGAACTAACAAATCCAGAGGGTATGACAGTTGACAAGGATGGAAATCTCTGGGTAGTCGATGCAAAGAATTGTAAAGTTTTTGAGTTTGATAAAGATGGAAATGTACTTCTTTCTTTCGGTGAAGAGGGAGGAGAAGATAATCAATTCGTATATCCTTTTGATGTAGTAGTAACGGATGATGCAGTTTATGTTGTAGATAGAGGACTTGGAAGTCCTATAAATCCTTCCATAAAGAAATTTGATAAAACCGGAAAGTTCCTTTTAAAGTTCGGAGAAAAGGGAGAGAGAGGGAAGGTTAAGAATGGACAGTTTTTAACTCCTGCTGGAATTGCTGTTGATGATGAAGGAAATGTTTATACCTTTGATGCAGGATACTTCCATGGACCTGGAAATCCATTTGGTTATCCTGCCGTTCAAAGATTAACTGTTTTTAAACCTGATGGAACATTTAAAGCAAAGAAGGATTATGATCCTCACCAAGATGGAAGACTTATAAATCCAATCTCTGTATCTATTGATAAATCAGGAAACATATGGGTGGCAAGCTGGGCAAACTTTGCTGATTATGGCGAGATTGTTGTCTTTAACAGTGAAGGAAAATTCTTGAAGAAAATTACAGGAATTTCAGAGGACAAGCCTTTTGCTGCCATTGGTGGAGTGCTATGTGGAAAGAATGAAGTCTATGTAGCATCTGGTATTGAAAATGCACCCATTGCAGTATTTGACCTCCAGGGAAAATTTAAGAAAGTCCTTGACAAGTGCGCAGATGAGATTACAAGTCCCTATCAAATGACATTCGATAGAAAGGGAAGAATCTGGGTTGTCAGTAGAGACTACATGGTTTATGCAATATCTAAGATTGATGGGAAAATATATAAGGAGTTTCCGATATCAGGTGAAGCTAATGCAATTGCGGTTGATGATGATATAAACATATACATTCCAACCTTTGACCACTTTGTTGAAGTTTATGATGAGAAAGGAGATAAAAAGGGAAGAATAGGTAAGGGTTCTGGAAGACCACCTGAACATTTCTGGTTCCCAACAGGAGTTGCAGTTGACAAAAACGGAACTGTCTATGTGGCAGACACTGAAAATGGTAGGATTCAAGCTTTCAAGACAGATGGAACTTTCCTCTGGACTACCCCAAGAGGATATTATGAGCCAGTTCATATGGCATGGGGACCTGAAGGTTATCTCTATGTAGTTGATATATTCCATAGTGTAGTTAGAATTCTATCTCCCTTTGGAGAGAAACCTGTAAATTATGCCTTCTCTTTATCCAGTGATGCAGTGGAGAAGGGAACAAAACCAGGTAAACCAGTAAGTTTTGAGGTAAGCATAAAGAACAAAGGTGCAATGGATGATTCATATACACTTACTCTCTCAGAGATAAAAGAGGGATGGAAGGTTGAAGGAGTTCCTGAAACTCTTTCCATTCCAAGTGGTGGAGAGAAAGATTTTACAGTTACAGTAACGCCACCAACAGATGCACAAATTGGCGATGAAATGAGCTTTGAAATAACTGTAAAATCAAAGGGAGATGAGAATCTTGTAAAGAGTCTCTCTTTGAAAGTAAAGGTTGAACTCTTCACAAAACTTCTCATACCATCTGTGGAAACCTCACCAGATAAAGAGTTTGAACTTCCAGTAATGGTAAAAGAGGTTGCAAATCTCTATGGCGCAGGATTTACATTAACATATGACAAAGACTATCTTGATTTTGAAAGTGTTGAAGAGGGAGATTTCTTGAATAGTGATGGAGTAACAACCTTATTCTTAAAGAAAGTCAACGAGGAAAAGGGAGAGGTAATTGTTGGAGTTTCAAGAACTGGGAAGGTAGATGGAATCTCTGGTGATGGAAAACTCATGACATT harbors:
- a CDS encoding SMP-30/gluconolactonase/LRE family protein translates to MSLKKLFLIIILLSLTLVPVKFTKTVAEEPKLTQVGVIGVMPEDYIGSFSLEWANTVEGDFHSEYSFPMQGMKFKNGKLYVSDTAYGRIHILDKELNNLKTIGELGYGNGKLQYPADIDVDENGNIYVADFFNNYFVKFSPEGEPLLVVGSEGFENGQFMGPSGIAVAKDGTIYVSDQLNKRIQVFDKDGNFVKLITNDELTNPEGMTVDKDGNLWVVDAKNCKVFEFDKDGNVLLSFGEEGGEDNQFVYPFDVVVTDDAVYVVDRGLGSPINPSIKKFDKTGKFLLKFGEKGERGKVKNGQFLTPAGIAVDDEGNVYTFDAGYFHGPGNPFGYPAVQRLTVFKPDGTFKAKKDYDPHQDGRLINPISVSIDKSGNIWVASWANFADYGEIVVFNSEGKFLKKITGISEDKPFAAIGGVLCGKNEVYVASGIENAPIAVFDLQGKFKKVLDKCADEITSPYQMTFDRKGRIWVVSRDYMVYAISKIDGKIYKEFPISGEANAIAVDDDINIYIPTFDHFVEVYDEKGDKKGRIGKGSGRPPEHFWFPTGVAVDKNGTVYVADTENGRIQAFKTDGTFLWTTPRGYYEPVHMAWGPEGYLYVVDIFHSVVRILSPFGEKPVNYAFSLSSDAVEKGTKPGKPVSFEVSIKNKGAMDDSYTLTLSEIKEGWKVEGVPETLSIPSGGEKDFTVTVTPPTDAQIGDEMSFEITVKSKGDENLVKSLSLKVKVELFTKLLIPSVETSPDKEFELPVMVKEVANLYGAGFTLTYDKDYLDFESVEEGDFLNSDGVTTLFLKKVNEEKGEVIVGVSRTGKVDGISGDGKLMTFKFKALKLGKTKVNLKDVVLRNPELKPLKFKLDIGEINIVPPDKEPPKISVSIPSEVHTETLSISGKITDKSGVKYLRINGTDVNISSDGSFTFTLNLDKGLNTIVFEAEDTRGNKARETFTVKYTIILKLQIGNKVMLVNDKSVEIDVPPTIVEGRTLLPIRWVAEPLGAEVGWDGKEKKVTVSLGDVFIELWIGKPIARVNGVEKPIDPNNPKVVPLILNGRTMLPVRFVAENLGARVEWDGTTKTVTIIYPGD